Proteins from one Xenopus tropicalis strain Nigerian chromosome 1, UCB_Xtro_10.0, whole genome shotgun sequence genomic window:
- the tmprss11f gene encoding transmembrane protease serine 11C isoform X1 — protein sequence MKSTQFKITVAAIIIAFVLLLAAAISAIVVVVVLGKQSPASSAKNLRYFSGSLRILNLNYSDEYTITTSNGFKQMAAKIAKVLDSAYEDSELKNQYNSSQVISLSPGSVIPVFVLLFNFVNNGSSASTVQGIFVENMKNTSKTGFDVDQSSLHLSEISSSDAQNLLYSVPSTTTAYTTTAADFTACGIGGPSVSNRIVGGTNAGLGSWPWQASLRLLGSHTCGASLLNDTWLVAAAHCFDMNADANSWTVVLGTINVYSGSEFKIEKIIIYEGYTSHNHRNDIALLKLFTPLNFTSIIRPVCLPEASDIFPDGSSCYITGWGALTDGGSASQVLQQAEVKIINSDTCSSSQMYGGLIYPSMICAGYATGQIDSCQGDSGGPLVTLKSGRWVLIGIVSFGYGCALPNKPGVYSRITYLRNWITAHSGL from the exons ATGAAATCTACGCAGTTCAAGATTACAGTAGCTGCTATAATCATAGCCTTTGTGCTCCTCCTTGCAGCTGCCATTTCTGCCATTGTAGTAGTTGTAGTATTAG GTAAACAAAGTCCAGCATCAAGTGCTAAAAACCTTCGTTATTTTAGTGGCTCATTAAGGATACTTAACTTGAACTACAGTGATGAATATACAATAACCACCAGCAATGGTTTTAAGCAAATGGCAGCTAAAATTGCTAAAGTT CTTGATTCAGCATATGAGGATTCAGAGCTTAAGAACCAGTACAACAGCTCACAGGTCATCAGCCTAAG TCCTGGAAGTGTAATACCAGTATTTGTGCTATTATTTAACTTTGTCAACAATGGAAGCAGTGCCTCAACTGTCCAAGGGATATTTgtagaaaatatgaaaaatactTCAAAAACTGGCTTTGATGTTGACCAGAGCTCACTTCATTTATCAG AAATTTCCTCTTCAGACGCACAGAATCTCCTTTACAGTG TTCCAAGCACAACAACAGCTTATACAACTACTGCTGCAGACTTTACAG CTTGTGGAATTGGAGGTCCTTCAGTTTCGAACAGGATAGTTGGAGGAACTAATGCAGGCCTAGGTTCATGGCCTTGGCAAGCGAGTCTGCGTTTATTAGGTAGTCATACATGTGGAGCTTCTTTACTCAATGATACCTGGCTGGTAGCTGCTGCTCATTGTTTCGATAT GAATGCAGATGCAAATTCATGGACAGTAGTTTTGGGAACAATAAATGTATACTCTGGTTCTGAGTTTAAGATCGAGAAAATTATCATCTATGAAGGTTACACCAGTCACAACCACAGGAATGATATTGCACTCCTTAAATTGTTCACTCCACTGAACTTTACAAGTATTATTCGGCCAGTGTGCCTACCAGAAGCATCCGATATCTTTCCTGATGGCTCATCATGCTACATCACGGGATGGGGAGCACTTACAGACGGAG GTTCAGCATCCCAAGTGCTGCAGCAGGCTGAAGTAAAGATAATTAATTCAGACACATGCAGCAGTTCTCAGATGTATGGGGGTCTAATATATCCATCAATGATATGTGCTGGTTATGCAACAGGACAAATTGACTCCTGTCAG GGAGATTCTGGTGGGCCTTTAGTCACCCTAAAATCTGGCAGATGGGTCCTTATTGGAATTGTGAGCTTTGGATATGGATGTGCATTACCAAACAAACCTGGCGTATATTCCAGAATAACCTATTTGCGCAACTGGATAACAGCACATTCTGGCCTATAA
- the tmprss11f gene encoding transmembrane protease serine 11C isoform X2, whose translation MKSTQFKITVAAIIIAFVLLLAAAISAIVVVVVLGKQSPASSAKNLRYFSGSLRILNLNYSDEYTITTSNGFKQMAAKIAKVLDSAYEDSELKNQYNSSQVISLSPGSVIPVFVLLFNFVNNGSSASTVQGIFVENMKNTSKTGFDVDQSSLHLSEISSSDAQNLLYSACGIGGPSVSNRIVGGTNAGLGSWPWQASLRLLGSHTCGASLLNDTWLVAAAHCFDMNADANSWTVVLGTINVYSGSEFKIEKIIIYEGYTSHNHRNDIALLKLFTPLNFTSIIRPVCLPEASDIFPDGSSCYITGWGALTDGGSASQVLQQAEVKIINSDTCSSSQMYGGLIYPSMICAGYATGQIDSCQGDSGGPLVTLKSGRWVLIGIVSFGYGCALPNKPGVYSRITYLRNWITAHSGL comes from the exons ATGAAATCTACGCAGTTCAAGATTACAGTAGCTGCTATAATCATAGCCTTTGTGCTCCTCCTTGCAGCTGCCATTTCTGCCATTGTAGTAGTTGTAGTATTAG GTAAACAAAGTCCAGCATCAAGTGCTAAAAACCTTCGTTATTTTAGTGGCTCATTAAGGATACTTAACTTGAACTACAGTGATGAATATACAATAACCACCAGCAATGGTTTTAAGCAAATGGCAGCTAAAATTGCTAAAGTT CTTGATTCAGCATATGAGGATTCAGAGCTTAAGAACCAGTACAACAGCTCACAGGTCATCAGCCTAAG TCCTGGAAGTGTAATACCAGTATTTGTGCTATTATTTAACTTTGTCAACAATGGAAGCAGTGCCTCAACTGTCCAAGGGATATTTgtagaaaatatgaaaaatactTCAAAAACTGGCTTTGATGTTGACCAGAGCTCACTTCATTTATCAG AAATTTCCTCTTCAGACGCACAGAATCTCCTTTACAGTG CTTGTGGAATTGGAGGTCCTTCAGTTTCGAACAGGATAGTTGGAGGAACTAATGCAGGCCTAGGTTCATGGCCTTGGCAAGCGAGTCTGCGTTTATTAGGTAGTCATACATGTGGAGCTTCTTTACTCAATGATACCTGGCTGGTAGCTGCTGCTCATTGTTTCGATAT GAATGCAGATGCAAATTCATGGACAGTAGTTTTGGGAACAATAAATGTATACTCTGGTTCTGAGTTTAAGATCGAGAAAATTATCATCTATGAAGGTTACACCAGTCACAACCACAGGAATGATATTGCACTCCTTAAATTGTTCACTCCACTGAACTTTACAAGTATTATTCGGCCAGTGTGCCTACCAGAAGCATCCGATATCTTTCCTGATGGCTCATCATGCTACATCACGGGATGGGGAGCACTTACAGACGGAG GTTCAGCATCCCAAGTGCTGCAGCAGGCTGAAGTAAAGATAATTAATTCAGACACATGCAGCAGTTCTCAGATGTATGGGGGTCTAATATATCCATCAATGATATGTGCTGGTTATGCAACAGGACAAATTGACTCCTGTCAG GGAGATTCTGGTGGGCCTTTAGTCACCCTAAAATCTGGCAGATGGGTCCTTATTGGAATTGTGAGCTTTGGATATGGATGTGCATTACCAAACAAACCTGGCGTATATTCCAGAATAACCTATTTGCGCAACTGGATAACAGCACATTCTGGCCTATAA